Below is a genomic region from Pseudovibrio brasiliensis.
AGTTTCTGGAGTAAATCATGTCTATTATGCAAAAAGCAGGCTCTGTACAGTTCCGGGATGTTGTTAAAAAATACGGTTCTGTCACCGCACTGAAGCCTCTCAATCTGGACATTCAGCAGGGTGAGCTTGTCACTCTGCTGGGGCCAAGTGGTTGCGGCAAAACCACCACTCTGCGTCTTATCGCAGGCCTGGAAGCAGCCACTGAAGGCACCATCTACATCGGCGGCAAGGATGTCACTCACCTGACTGCGACCTACCGCAATGTCTCCATGGTGTTCCAGTCCTATGCTTTGTTCCCGCACATGAGTGTTGTCGACAACGTGTCTTACGGTCTGCGCGTCAACAAGGTGCCAGCCAAGGAAGCTAAAGCCAAAGCGGAAGAAGGTTTGGCAATGGTTGGTCTGGCTGGGTACGGTGAGCGCCTTCCATCTGAGCTTTCTGGTGGCCAGCAGCAGCGTGTGGCGGTTGCCCGTGCTGTGGTTCTGGAGCCAGAAGTTCTGTTGCTTGATGAACCGCTCTCCAACCTTGATGCAAAGCTACGGCGCCACGTGCGTGAAGAGATCCGCGAGATCCAGCAGAAGCTTGGCCTGACCGCTGTTTATGTGACGCACGATCAGGAAGAAGCGATGGCAGTTTCTGACCGCATTATCGTGATGAACAAAGCAGAAATTGCACAGTCCGGCACCCCGCGTGAGCTCTATAACCAGCCGAACTCAGCGTTTATCGCTGACTTTATTGGTGACGCAAACGTGGTGGACTGTGAAATTGCAGGTTTCGGCGAAGGCACCGTTTCGCTAAATGTTGGTGGGGCAACTGTTGTGCTGCCTTACTCCGGTCCGGCCTGCCAGCACGGAAAGCTGGCGATCCGTCCGGAAGGAATCTCCGTATCTCAGAATGCGACCAATGGTATTGCTGCTGGCGTCTCCTATGCAGCTTATCTCGGTAACCAGATCCAGTACTCCCTCAACACTGGAATGGGCAAGCTGTTCGCCATTGATCACAACCTGAGCGCAACTGTGGTTCCAACAGGCACAGAAGCCTTCATCCACCTGAAAGAAGAGGGGCTGGCCTTTTTGCCAGAAGCATAAGGGCTAGGACGGCCACCTCCATCCGAACCCACTCTTCTCAAACAGAAGCCCGGAGATCCCCCTCTCCGGGTTTCTTTGTGTCTGCCTCATAAGAATGTGTGGGGTGCATGAAGTGTAGATACTCTCATAAGTTGTACTTACCTGCGTTTGCTGATTAAGTTTAAGTGGCACTGCAGTTTTGGGAGGTAGGCCATGGCGAAGAACATAGTGGTGTTTTCAGACGGCACCGGTCAGGAGGGTGGTGATGGTCCGGACACGAACGTCTATCAGCTCTTCAAAATCTGCGAAAACCGTACCAAGCGACAGGTGCTGTTCTATGATCGTGGCCTGGGGACCAAAGCCCATCGCTCTCGTCTCACACGGTTTTTGGGCAACGCCACGGGATTTGGCATCAGTAAGAACCTGAAGGAATGCTATCAGTTCATTTTCGAGAACTATCAGGCGAAGGATAAGATTTACCTGTTTGGCTTCAGCCGCGGGGCCACCACCGTGCGC
It encodes:
- a CDS encoding ABC transporter ATP-binding protein, which produces MSIMQKAGSVQFRDVVKKYGSVTALKPLNLDIQQGELVTLLGPSGCGKTTTLRLIAGLEAATEGTIYIGGKDVTHLTATYRNVSMVFQSYALFPHMSVVDNVSYGLRVNKVPAKEAKAKAEEGLAMVGLAGYGERLPSELSGGQQQRVAVARAVVLEPEVLLLDEPLSNLDAKLRRHVREEIREIQQKLGLTAVYVTHDQEEAMAVSDRIIVMNKAEIAQSGTPRELYNQPNSAFIADFIGDANVVDCEIAGFGEGTVSLNVGGATVVLPYSGPACQHGKLAIRPEGISVSQNATNGIAAGVSYAAYLGNQIQYSLNTGMGKLFAIDHNLSATVVPTGTEAFIHLKEEGLAFLPEA